One segment of Caldisericota bacterium DNA contains the following:
- the argS gene encoding arginine--tRNA ligase — protein sequence MKINNLEKIIQNAIKSIYPGISKIPDVLLAPSPEGFGDFSTTVPFDLAKLLHKSPFSIAEEISKHLNFPYFTSISAASPGYLNFSFALSVYRNFLQELEKKGEKYFYKERNGVKVQVEFVSANPTGPLHVGNGRGGIIGDILGNLLKVEGFDVIKEYYVNDAGSKMNLFAKSIVCYYMKKLGKKAEPVEEAYRGAYIEDIATEIFNDYGDSLLDNESHPLIDKIQEIGKKKMMYRIKESLEKFGVAFDSWFYESSLYSSGEVDRVTEIFKKSGYTYEKDDALWFQSTLFGDDKDRVLVRGTGEPTYTLVDAAYHKNKWDRGFRKAIDVWGADHFGHITPMKALIQGMGLPEDFLGIVIYQIVHLFEDGKEVMMSKHSGTFVTLEELINEVGRDAARFFFLLKSSDTHLNFDIDLAKRESI from the coding sequence ATGAAGATAAATAATTTAGAAAAGATTATTCAAAATGCAATAAAATCGATATATCCTGGCATTTCAAAAATTCCTGATGTACTCCTTGCTCCTTCTCCTGAAGGGTTTGGAGATTTTTCAACGACTGTTCCATTTGATTTAGCTAAGCTATTGCATAAATCACCATTTTCCATAGCCGAGGAAATTTCTAAACATTTAAATTTTCCTTATTTTACATCAATTTCTGCTGCAAGCCCCGGATACTTGAATTTCTCTTTTGCACTATCTGTGTACAGGAATTTCTTGCAGGAGTTAGAGAAAAAAGGCGAGAAATATTTTTATAAAGAAAGAAATGGTGTGAAAGTTCAAGTGGAATTTGTCAGTGCAAATCCTACCGGGCCTCTGCATGTAGGAAATGGACGAGGCGGTATTATCGGAGATATTCTTGGCAATTTACTTAAAGTAGAAGGATTTGATGTAATAAAGGAATACTATGTAAATGATGCAGGGAGCAAGATGAATCTTTTTGCAAAATCTATTGTATGTTACTATATGAAAAAATTAGGTAAAAAAGCAGAACCTGTTGAAGAAGCGTATAGGGGTGCTTATATTGAGGATATAGCTACAGAAATATTCAATGATTATGGCGATAGTTTGCTAGATAACGAAAGCCATCCACTCATCGATAAAATTCAGGAGATAGGCAAAAAAAAGATGATGTACCGCATTAAAGAGTCGCTTGAAAAATTTGGGGTAGCGTTTGATAGTTGGTTTTATGAATCCTCTTTATACTCCAGTGGCGAAGTGGACAGGGTAACTGAAATTTTTAAGAAGTCTGGATATACGTATGAGAAAGATGATGCTCTTTGGTTTCAGTCTACTCTGTTTGGTGATGATAAAGATAGAGTACTTGTACGAGGGACAGGAGAGCCTACTTATACTTTGGTAGATGCTGCATATCATAAAAACAAGTGGGACCGAGGTTTTAGAAAGGCCATTGATGTTTGGGGCGCTGATCATTTTGGACATATTACTCCGATGAAGGCTCTTATTCAAGGGATGGGATTACCTGAAGATTTTCTTGGCATTGTCATATATCAGATTGTTCATCTTTTTGAGGACGGAAAAGAAGTAATGATGTCAAAACATTCAGGTACTTTTGTTACTCTGGAAGAACTCATTAATGAAGTGGGGAGGGATGCTGCTCGTTTCTTTTTTCTTTTAAAGAGCAGTGACACACATCTTAATTTTGATATAGATCTTGCAAAGAGAGAATCTATTGA
- the gcvPB gene encoding aminomethyl-transferring glycine dehydrogenase subunit GcvPB: MKLIYEKSVKGRKGYFLREDSYKEISLKDCIPEHALSRTKKELPEVSEVGVVRHFTALSKLNYGLDDGFYPLGSCTMKYNPKLNEHLALLDNFIYAHPCVDEDFIQGSLQVMYELNQYLSEITGMDQFTLSPAAGAHGELAGVLIMRKYFMDKGELRHKMLIPDSAHGTNPASAAMAGFNVVEVKSNERGGIDLAELRKLMDEETVGLMLTNPNTVGLFDENIEEIAKVVHSKGGLLYYDGANLNALLGIARPGDAGFDIAHLNLHKTFSTPHGGGGPGAGPVGVKKHLIQYLPTPIVSYNGEKYFFEDIGEKSIGRLRAFFGNFSVLLKAYVWILSMGDEGLKETAETSIINANYVMSKLRKFYKPAYDRFCMHECVLTGREYKEYGVKTLDIAKRLMDYGFHPPTIYFPHFEPYAEETIMIEPTESESKENIDLFIDTMIKIAEEIKTHAEIVKQAPHTTLVSRPDEVRAVKNPTLIFKEINEDK, encoded by the coding sequence TTGAAACTTATATATGAGAAAAGCGTAAAGGGCAGAAAGGGTTATTTTTTAAGGGAAGATTCGTATAAAGAAATTTCTCTTAAAGATTGTATTCCGGAGCATGCTTTATCGCGTACTAAAAAAGAACTTCCTGAAGTTTCAGAAGTGGGTGTAGTACGGCATTTTACGGCACTCTCCAAACTTAATTATGGATTGGATGATGGTTTTTACCCTCTCGGTTCTTGCACGATGAAATATAACCCGAAACTTAATGAACATCTTGCTTTGCTTGATAATTTTATCTATGCACATCCGTGTGTTGACGAAGATTTTATTCAAGGGAGCTTGCAAGTAATGTATGAGTTAAATCAATATTTGTCTGAGATTACTGGTATGGATCAATTTACTCTTTCTCCTGCTGCTGGTGCTCATGGTGAACTTGCAGGGGTATTGATCATGCGCAAATATTTTATGGACAAAGGAGAACTTCGTCACAAAATGCTTATTCCTGATTCTGCTCATGGAACTAACCCTGCATCTGCTGCTATGGCTGGTTTTAACGTGGTCGAGGTGAAGTCAAATGAGAGGGGTGGTATTGATTTAGCAGAATTGCGTAAGTTAATGGACGAAGAAACAGTAGGGTTGATGCTTACAAATCCTAATACAGTTGGGCTTTTCGATGAAAATATAGAAGAAATAGCGAAAGTTGTGCATAGTAAAGGTGGACTTCTTTACTACGATGGAGCCAATCTTAATGCCTTACTTGGCATTGCGCGACCGGGTGATGCTGGTTTTGATATTGCTCATTTAAACTTACATAAAACATTTTCTACTCCGCATGGTGGAGGGGGTCCAGGCGCTGGGCCTGTTGGAGTAAAAAAACATCTCATCCAGTATTTGCCGACACCTATTGTTTCTTATAATGGGGAGAAATATTTTTTTGAGGATATAGGGGAAAAGAGTATTGGTCGACTAAGAGCTTTTTTTGGTAATTTTTCTGTACTTCTCAAGGCTTATGTATGGATTCTTTCTATGGGAGATGAAGGGCTTAAAGAAACAGCTGAAACAAGTATTATTAATGCAAATTATGTTATGAGTAAGTTAAGGAAATTTTATAAGCCTGCTTACGATCGATTCTGTATGCATGAATGTGTGCTTACAGGACGGGAATATAAGGAGTACGGCGTGAAAACGCTTGATATTGCAAAAAGGCTTATGGATTATGGTTTTCATCCACCTACAATTTATTTTCCTCACTTTGAGCCATATGCCGAAGAAACTATTATGATTGAACCAACTGAATCAGAGTCAAAAGAAAATATTGATCTATTTATTGACACGATGATTAAAATAGCTGAAGAGATAAAGACACATGCAGAGATTGTTAAACAGGCACCTCATACGACACTTGTTAGTAGACCTGATGAAGTACGTGCAGTAAAAAATCCAACATTAATATTTAAGGAAATAAATGAAGATAAATAA